Proteins co-encoded in one Gossypium arboreum isolate Shixiya-1 chromosome 11, ASM2569848v2, whole genome shotgun sequence genomic window:
- the LOC108461844 gene encoding homeobox-leucine zipper protein HAT4-like: MMVGKDQDLGLSLSLSSSQNHHSLQLNLGPSLVPSSANQCYSPSDPNMESLRAETRSFLKGIDVNRLPSTVDCEEEAGVSSPNSTISSSLSGKRSEREGNNNGDELEIERASSHGISDEEDGDTSRKKLRLSKDQSAILEECFKKHNTLNPKQKLALAKQLGLRPRQVEVWFQNRRARTKLKQTEVDCEFLKRCCENLTEENRRLQKEVQELRALKLSPQFYMQMNPPTTLTMCPSCERVGVPQNASSTVEPRSHHHLLQSHQQRHITINPWAPSAPIPHRPFDALHPRS; this comes from the exons atgatggTGGGAAAAGATCAAGATCTGGGTTTAAGTCTAAGCTTGAGTTCTTCTCAAAATCATCATTCGCTTCAGTTAAATCTAGGCCCATCTCTCGTTCCATCTTCTGCTAATCAATGCTATTCTCCTTCTG ATCCAAACATGGAATCTTTACGGGCAGAGACTAGATCATTTCTTAAAGGGATCGACGTTAACAGGCTGCCATCCACGGTCGATTGTGAAGAAGAAGCCGGAGTTTCATCTCCGAACAGCACCATATCGAGTAGCCTGAGTGGGAAAAGGAGCGAAAGAGAAGGTAATAACAATGGCGACGAGCTCGAGATCGAAAGAGCTTCTTCTCATGGCATCAGTGACGAAGAAGACGGTGATACTTCGAGGAAAAAACTTAGACTTTCTAAAGATCAATCTGCAATCCTCGAAGAATGTTTTAAAAAACACAACACTCTCAACCCA AAGCAAAAGTTGGCTTTGGCTAAACAACTGGGGTTACGACCAAGACAAGTTGAAGTTTGGTTCCAAAACAGAAGGGCTAG GACTAAGCTTAAGCAAACAGAGGTTGACTGTGAGTTTCTAAAAAGATGCTGTGAGAATCTGACGGAGGAAAATCGGCGGTTGCAGAAAGAAGTTCAGGAACTGAGAGCACTGAAACTCTCCCCGCAGTTTTACATGCAAATGAACCCACCCACTACTCTTACCATGTGCCCCTCATGCGAGAGGGTGGGGGTCCCACAAAACGCATCATCCACCGTTGAACCAAGATCCCATCATCATCTACTCCAATCACACCAGCAGAGGCACATAACGATCAATCCCTGGGCGCCATCTGCTCCCATCCCTCATAGACCATTCGATGCTCTTCATCCTCGATCGTAA
- the LOC108461679 gene encoding pentatricopeptide repeat-containing protein At5g47360 isoform X1, with protein MSIASLSRLISLSIYPKQRKVFTLQFSSTSSADKFFTLLEKKQSNVEKTLALVNAKLDPNCVCEVLKRCSFDISQMGLRFFIWAGLQSNCRYSSYMYSKACEFLKIKQSPFLILDVIEAYKVEKCLVNVKMFKVILNLCKEARIADEALLVLRKVREFNLRPDITIYNVVIRLFCEKGDMDMANKLMKEIGLIDLYPDMITYFAMIKGFCNAGRLENACELFQAMRDQGFSPNALVYSVILEGICMHGSTEKALEFLEEMETTGGSCSPNVITYTSVIKRFCEKGHTMEALRILDRMETCGCAPNRVTVITLIEGFCAEGHVEEAYKLIDKVAGRGVSDGDCYSALVVSLIRINRLDEAEILFRKMLASGAKPDGIACSLMIREICRKGRVLDGFCLYDEIEQMRFLSSIDSDIYSILLVGLCQQSHSVEAAKLARSMLNKRIRLKAIYVNKIIEHLKNSGDKELAIQLSRIAR; from the coding sequence ATGTCAATTGCTTCACTCTCCCGGTTGATTTCACTCTCAATTTACCCGAAACAAAGAAAAGTTTTCACTCTTCAATTCAGCTCGACTTCTTCTGCCGACAAATTCTTCACCCTTTTAGAGAAAAAACAAAGCAATGTAGAGAAAACCCTTGCTTTAGTCAATGCCAAATTGGACCCAAACTGTGTCTGTGAGGTGTTAAAAAGATGTTCCTTTGATATATCTCAAATGGGCCTGAGGTTTTTTATATGGGCAGGTCTTCAATCAAATTGTAGGTATAGTTCTTATATGTACAGCAAAGCTtgtgaatttttgaaaattaagcaaAGTCCATTTCTTATTTTGGATGTTATTGAAGCTTACAAGGTGGAAAAATGTTTGGTTAATGTTAAAATGTTCAAAGTTATTTTGAATTTGTGTAAAGAAGCTAGGATTGCTGACGAAGCATTGTTGGTATTGAGGAAAGTGCGTGAATTTAACTTACGTCCGGATATTACCATTTATAATGTTGTTATCAGGCTGTTTTGTGAGAAAGGGGATATGGATATGGCTAATAAATTGATGAAAGAGATCGGCTTGATTGATCTTTATCCTGATATGATCACTTATTTTGCGATGATCAAGGGGTTCTGTAATGCTGGTAGATTGGAGAATGCTTGTGAGTTGTTTCAGGCTATGAGGGACCAAGGGTTTTCTCCAAATGCCTTGGTGTATTCTGTGATTCTTGAGGGTATTTGTATGCATGGGAGTACGGAGAAAGCATTGGAGTTTTTGGAGGAGATGGAGACAACAGGTGGGAGTTGTAGTCCAAATGTCATCACATATACGTCTGTAATTAAAAGATTTTGTGAGAAGGGTCATACAATGGAGGCATTGAGAATTTTGGATAGAATGGAAACTTGTGGGTGTGCTCCTAACCGTGTAACTGTTATTACTTTGATCGAAGGATTTTGTGCTGAGGGACATGTTGAAGAAGCGTATAAGTTGATTGATAAAGTTGCTGGACGTGGTGTTTCTGATGGTGATTGCTATAGTGCTCTTGTGGTGTCTTTGATTAGGATTAATAGACTTGATGAGGCAGAGATTCTCTTTAGGAAGATGTTAGCAAGTGGGGCCAAACCAGATGGCATTGCTTGTAGTCTCATGATTAGGGAGATCTGTCGCAAGGGACGAGTGCTTGATGGTTTTTGCTTATATGATGAAATTGAGCAGATGCGATTCTTGTCATCCATTGATTCTGATATCTATTCTATTCTTTTGGTTGGCCTGTGTCAGCAAAGCCACTCAGTTGAAGCTGCAAAGCTTGCTAGGTCAATGCTTAATAAAAGGATTCGCTTGAAAGCTATTTATGTTAACAAAATCATCGAACATCTGAAAAACTCTGGAGATAAGGAGCTAGCTATTCAGCTCAGTAGGATTGCTAGGTGA
- the LOC108461679 gene encoding pentatricopeptide repeat-containing protein At5g47360 isoform X2: MDMANKLMKEIGLIDLYPDMITYFAMIKGFCNAGRLENACELFQAMRDQGFSPNALVYSVILEGICMHGSTEKALEFLEEMETTGGSCSPNVITYTSVIKRFCEKGHTMEALRILDRMETCGCAPNRVTVITLIEGFCAEGHVEEAYKLIDKVAGRGVSDGDCYSALVVSLIRINRLDEAEILFRKMLASGAKPDGIACSLMIREICRKGRVLDGFCLYDEIEQMRFLSSIDSDIYSILLVGLCQQSHSVEAAKLARSMLNKRIRLKAIYVNKIIEHLKNSGDKELAIQLSRIAR, translated from the coding sequence ATGGATATGGCTAATAAATTGATGAAAGAGATCGGCTTGATTGATCTTTATCCTGATATGATCACTTATTTTGCGATGATCAAGGGGTTCTGTAATGCTGGTAGATTGGAGAATGCTTGTGAGTTGTTTCAGGCTATGAGGGACCAAGGGTTTTCTCCAAATGCCTTGGTGTATTCTGTGATTCTTGAGGGTATTTGTATGCATGGGAGTACGGAGAAAGCATTGGAGTTTTTGGAGGAGATGGAGACAACAGGTGGGAGTTGTAGTCCAAATGTCATCACATATACGTCTGTAATTAAAAGATTTTGTGAGAAGGGTCATACAATGGAGGCATTGAGAATTTTGGATAGAATGGAAACTTGTGGGTGTGCTCCTAACCGTGTAACTGTTATTACTTTGATCGAAGGATTTTGTGCTGAGGGACATGTTGAAGAAGCGTATAAGTTGATTGATAAAGTTGCTGGACGTGGTGTTTCTGATGGTGATTGCTATAGTGCTCTTGTGGTGTCTTTGATTAGGATTAATAGACTTGATGAGGCAGAGATTCTCTTTAGGAAGATGTTAGCAAGTGGGGCCAAACCAGATGGCATTGCTTGTAGTCTCATGATTAGGGAGATCTGTCGCAAGGGACGAGTGCTTGATGGTTTTTGCTTATATGATGAAATTGAGCAGATGCGATTCTTGTCATCCATTGATTCTGATATCTATTCTATTCTTTTGGTTGGCCTGTGTCAGCAAAGCCACTCAGTTGAAGCTGCAAAGCTTGCTAGGTCAATGCTTAATAAAAGGATTCGCTTGAAAGCTATTTATGTTAACAAAATCATCGAACATCTGAAAAACTCTGGAGATAAGGAGCTAGCTATTCAGCTCAGTAGGATTGCTAGGTGA